From a region of the Pseudoxanthomonas sp. X-1 genome:
- a CDS encoding HAMP domain-containing sensor histidine kinase, with the protein MASVTASPLPKPEGHATARPAAARARKFRRRLRTRIVWSFALLGLCLTVLFAYASILARQRVENQLVEDVMNRNMEASWRSYVASGGRNLDIPVQQMKGFVYRPDKLDSLRRDFPDWEKLDDGIHPMSGTDPDGKPFAYKLGVRKTPNAWFFIAYDMGQVALGEVQFKRTLYATVLVFTLVSLLIGWWAASRVMSPVSELANRLRAYRGSSNPTQLGPLFPEDEVGELARALDDYSNRLTEVVQRDREFNADVSHELRTPLAVIRGATELLLGKPDLEPKIQARLLRIQRAEQACSDLIGSLLLLSRNERGQGTSNVAKVAEQLLDSHRAQIGGKPLELMLEGNQDLVIDAPEAALSVALGNLVGNAVKYTQEGTVRVRVLNDAVEVIDSGPGLSEEDAARLFDRGYRGTHAGHSQGGGIGLSIVSRLCDLYGWQVSVRPGAERGVVATLRFHPA; encoded by the coding sequence ATGGCATCGGTTACCGCATCGCCGCTCCCGAAGCCTGAGGGCCACGCGACCGCGCGGCCGGCCGCGGCGCGGGCGCGCAAGTTCCGCCGCCGGCTGCGCACCCGCATCGTCTGGTCCTTCGCCCTGCTGGGCCTGTGCCTGACGGTGCTGTTCGCCTATGCCTCGATCCTGGCCCGCCAGCGCGTGGAGAACCAGCTGGTCGAGGACGTGATGAACCGCAACATGGAAGCGTCCTGGCGCAGCTACGTGGCCAGCGGCGGGCGCAACCTGGACATCCCGGTCCAGCAGATGAAGGGCTTCGTCTATCGCCCCGACAAGCTCGACAGCCTGCGCCGCGATTTCCCCGATTGGGAGAAGCTCGACGACGGCATCCACCCGATGTCGGGCACCGATCCGGATGGCAAGCCGTTCGCCTACAAACTCGGCGTGCGCAAGACGCCCAATGCCTGGTTCTTCATTGCCTACGACATGGGCCAGGTCGCGCTGGGCGAGGTGCAGTTCAAGCGCACGCTGTACGCCACGGTGCTGGTGTTCACCCTGGTCTCGCTGCTGATCGGCTGGTGGGCGGCCTCGCGAGTGATGAGCCCGGTGTCCGAACTGGCCAACCGCCTGCGCGCCTACCGCGGCAGCAGCAACCCGACCCAGCTGGGGCCGCTGTTCCCCGAGGACGAGGTGGGCGAACTGGCGCGCGCGCTGGACGATTATTCCAACCGCCTGACCGAGGTCGTGCAGCGCGACCGCGAGTTCAACGCCGACGTCAGCCATGAGCTGCGCACGCCGCTGGCGGTGATCCGCGGCGCGACCGAGCTGCTGCTGGGCAAGCCCGACCTGGAACCCAAGATCCAGGCACGCCTGCTGCGCATCCAGCGCGCCGAGCAGGCGTGTTCGGACCTGATCGGTTCGCTGCTGCTGCTCTCGCGCAACGAGCGCGGGCAGGGCACCAGCAACGTGGCCAAGGTCGCCGAGCAGCTGCTGGATTCGCACCGCGCGCAGATCGGCGGCAAGCCGCTGGAGCTGATGCTCGAAGGCAACCAGGACCTGGTCATCGACGCGCCGGAGGCGGCGCTGTCGGTGGCGCTGGGCAATCTGGTCGGCAATGCGGTCAAGTACACCCAGGAGGGCACGGTACGGGTGCGCGTGCTCAACGATGCGGTCGAGGTGATCGACTCCGGTCCGGGCCTGAGCGAGGAGGACGCGGCGCGGCTGTTCGACCGCGGCTATCGCGGCACCCACGCCGGGCATTCGCAGGGCGGCGGCATCGGCCTGTCCATCGTCAGCCGCCTGTGCGATCTCTACGGCTGGCAGGTCAGCGTGCGCCCCGGCGCCGAGCGCGGCGTGGTGGCCACGCTGCGGTTCCATCCGGCCTGA
- a CDS encoding response regulator transcription factor, with amino-acid sequence MRILVIEDNSDIAANLGDYLEDRGHTVDFAADGVTGLHLAVVHDFDAIVLDLNLPGMDGLEVCRKLRNEARKQTPVLMLTARDSLDNKLAGFDSGADDYLIKPFALQEVEVRLNALSRRGKGVQTRVLDVGDLEYNLDTLEVRRQGKLLQLNPTALKILQALMEASPAVVTRQELETRVWGEELPDSDSLRVHIHGLRAVVDKPFEVPLIQTRHGIGYRIAAPEA; translated from the coding sequence ATGCGCATCCTCGTCATCGAAGACAACAGCGACATCGCCGCCAACCTGGGGGACTACCTCGAGGATCGCGGCCACACCGTGGACTTCGCCGCCGACGGCGTGACCGGCCTGCACCTGGCCGTGGTCCACGACTTCGACGCCATCGTGCTCGACCTCAACCTGCCGGGCATGGATGGCCTGGAGGTCTGCCGCAAGCTGCGCAACGAGGCGCGCAAGCAGACCCCGGTGCTGATGCTCACCGCGCGCGACAGCCTGGACAACAAGCTGGCCGGCTTCGACTCGGGCGCCGACGACTACCTGATCAAGCCCTTCGCCCTGCAGGAAGTGGAAGTGCGCCTCAACGCGCTCTCGCGCCGCGGCAAGGGCGTGCAGACCCGCGTGCTCGACGTGGGCGACCTGGAATACAACCTGGACACGCTGGAAGTGCGCCGCCAGGGCAAGCTGCTGCAGCTCAATCCGACCGCGCTGAAGATCCTGCAGGCGCTGATGGAGGCCTCGCCGGCCGTGGTCACCCGCCAGGAGCTGGAGACGCGCGTGTGGGGCGAGGAGCTGCCCGACTCGGATTCGCTGCGCGTGCACATCCATGGCCTGCGCGCGGTGGTCGACAAGCCGTTCGAAGTCCCGCTCATCCAGACCCGCCATGGCATCGGTTACCGCATCGCCGCTCCCGAAGCCTGA
- the rimK gene encoding 30S ribosomal protein S6--L-glutamate ligase produces the protein MKLAILSRNTRLYSTKRLVEAGRQRGHTVRVLDPLRCYMRIDRGRFDLRYKGATLSGFDAVIPRIGASVTRYATAVLRQFELMGCHSPNPSDAILRARDKLRAHQLLAAHGIDLPATVFGDNPDDTADLLALLGPPPHVIKLNEGAQGAGVMLTEKPSASRSVVEALRGLYASFVVQEFVEEAKGADLRCFVVGDRVVAAMRRQAPEGDFRSNLHRGGEAYPAVASDEEAAVAVRAAAVLGLGVAGVDLIRSARGPLVLEVNSTPGLEGIEQVSGVDIAGAVVELVAAGAVKRDAPAARRSAGRT, from the coding sequence ATGAAACTGGCGATCCTCTCCCGCAACACGCGGCTGTACTCGACCAAGCGCCTGGTCGAGGCCGGGCGCCAGCGCGGGCATACCGTGCGCGTGCTCGATCCGCTGCGCTGCTACATGCGCATCGACCGCGGCCGTTTCGACCTGCGCTACAAGGGCGCCACGCTGTCGGGGTTCGACGCGGTGATTCCGCGCATCGGCGCGTCGGTCACCCGCTACGCCACCGCGGTGCTGCGCCAGTTCGAGCTGATGGGCTGCCATTCGCCCAATCCCTCCGATGCGATCCTGCGCGCGCGCGACAAGCTGCGCGCGCACCAGCTGCTGGCCGCCCACGGGATCGACCTGCCGGCCACGGTGTTCGGCGACAACCCCGACGATACCGCCGACCTGCTGGCGCTGCTGGGCCCGCCGCCGCATGTGATCAAGCTCAACGAGGGCGCGCAGGGCGCCGGAGTGATGCTGACCGAGAAGCCCTCGGCCTCGCGCTCGGTGGTCGAGGCGCTGCGCGGGCTGTATGCCAGCTTCGTGGTGCAGGAGTTCGTCGAGGAGGCCAAGGGCGCGGACCTGCGCTGCTTCGTGGTCGGCGACCGGGTGGTGGCCGCCATGCGCCGGCAGGCGCCGGAGGGCGACTTCCGCTCCAACCTGCATCGCGGCGGCGAGGCCTATCCGGCCGTCGCCAGCGACGAGGAGGCGGCCGTGGCCGTGCGCGCCGCCGCGGTCCTGGGGCTGGGGGTGGCCGGGGTGGACCTGATCCGCTCGGCGCGCGGCCCGCTGGTGCTGGAGGTCAACTCCACCCCGGGGCTGGAGGGCATCGAGCAGGTCTCCGGCGTGGACATCGCCGGGGCGGTGGTGGAACTGGTGGCCGCCGGCGCGGTCAAACGGGACGCACCGGCCGCGCGCCGCTCCGCCGGCCGAACGTGA